The following coding sequences lie in one Variovorax terrae genomic window:
- a CDS encoding PDDEXK nuclease domain-containing protein — protein MIRRQAPVTPSTAPAALLGDIRALIEAARKRAASTVNSELTMLYWRIGQRIRSQVLDGRRGAYGKEVLPTLGAQLVKEYGGSFAEQNLRRMVQFAATFPDEQILVSLIRELSWTHFIALIPLKDPLQRDYYAQMASAERWSVRTLRERIDSMLYERTALSQKPDETIAQELATMRDAQRMSPALVMRDPYILDFLGLRDTWQEGDLEAAIIREMESFLLELGVGFTFVARQKRIQIDGEDFHLDLLFYNRKLRRLVAVELKVGEFKAAYKGQMELYLRWLDKHERETEEASPLGIILCTGKKSEQIELLELDKSGIHVAEYLTALPPRAVLAERLHQATRRAELQVERRQDDNQKS, from the coding sequence ATGATCCGGCGGCAGGCACCGGTTACGCCGTCCACAGCGCCTGCGGCGCTGCTGGGTGACATTCGGGCACTGATCGAGGCGGCGCGCAAGCGCGCCGCCTCGACGGTGAACAGCGAGCTGACCATGCTCTACTGGCGCATCGGCCAGCGCATCCGCTCGCAGGTCTTAGATGGGCGCCGGGGCGCCTATGGAAAGGAAGTGCTGCCCACTCTGGGCGCGCAGTTGGTCAAGGAGTACGGCGGCAGCTTTGCCGAGCAGAACCTGCGCCGGATGGTGCAGTTCGCGGCCACCTTCCCCGACGAGCAGATTCTCGTATCACTGATACGAGAATTGAGCTGGACACACTTCATCGCCCTGATTCCGCTGAAAGACCCGCTCCAGCGGGACTACTACGCGCAGATGGCCAGCGCCGAACGCTGGAGCGTGCGGACGCTGCGCGAGCGCATCGATTCGATGCTGTACGAGCGCACGGCGCTGTCTCAAAAACCGGACGAGACGATCGCCCAGGAACTGGCGACGATGCGCGATGCGCAGCGCATGTCGCCCGCCCTGGTCATGCGCGACCCGTACATCCTCGACTTCCTGGGGCTGCGGGACACTTGGCAGGAAGGCGATTTGGAGGCGGCGATCATCCGCGAAATGGAGTCCTTCCTGCTGGAGCTGGGCGTGGGCTTCACGTTCGTGGCTCGGCAGAAGCGCATCCAGATCGACGGAGAGGATTTCCACCTCGACCTGCTGTTCTACAACCGCAAGCTGCGGCGGCTGGTGGCGGTGGAGTTGAAGGTCGGCGAGTTCAAGGCCGCGTACAAGGGGCAAATGGAGCTGTACCTGCGTTGGCTCGACAAGCACGAACGGGAGACGGAGGAAGCATCCCCGCTGGGCATCATCCTCTGCACCGGCAAGAAGTCCGAGCAAATCGAACTGCTGGAGCTGGATAAATCGGGCATCCATGTTGCCGAGTACCTGACCGCGTTGCCGCCGCGCGCGGTGTTGGCGGAACGGCTGCACCAAGCAACGCGCAGGGCTGAGTTGCAGGTCGAGCGACGGCAGGACGACAACCAGAAGTCTTGA
- a CDS encoding tyrosine-type recombinase/integrase: protein MAKIKLTKSAVDAAQPQAQAVELRDTLVPGFLCKVTPAGRKVFMVQYRTNAGERRKPALGLYGELTVEQARSLAQEWLAEVRRGGDPGAAKAAARAAPTVAELCKKFMEDHSKQRNKPSTRRGYQAVIDRNIIPMLGRMKVQDVKRPDVAAMMMKMAHKPADANTSFSVMRKMFNLAEVWGYRPDGTNPCRHVPMYPNGKATHLISDEEMGKLFRYLDFLETDGLGLDHAILPLAIRLQFEFAGRRSEIVTLQWDWVDLENRRVVWPDSKTGGMSKPLSEEAYRLLSTAPHQDDCPHVFPSPNHPGQHMTTGEYYGGWTRILKRAGVTHVGTHGIRHRSATDIANSGIPVKVGMVLTAHKTVAMFMRYVHTEDKPVREAAELVANRRKAITGARQAEEVAA, encoded by the coding sequence ATGGCGAAAATCAAGCTCACCAAGTCCGCAGTCGATGCGGCACAACCCCAGGCACAGGCCGTCGAACTCCGGGACACCTTGGTGCCCGGCTTCCTGTGCAAGGTTACACCAGCGGGCCGCAAGGTCTTCATGGTTCAGTACCGCACGAATGCCGGCGAGCGCCGCAAGCCCGCCCTGGGCCTGTACGGGGAATTGACTGTCGAGCAGGCCCGATCGCTGGCGCAAGAGTGGCTGGCCGAGGTTCGCCGGGGCGGTGACCCCGGCGCGGCCAAGGCTGCGGCCCGTGCCGCCCCCACGGTCGCGGAATTGTGCAAGAAGTTCATGGAGGATCACTCCAAGCAGCGCAACAAGCCCAGCACACGGCGCGGCTACCAGGCTGTCATCGACCGCAACATCATCCCGATGCTCGGGCGCATGAAGGTGCAGGACGTGAAGCGTCCCGACGTGGCCGCGATGATGATGAAGATGGCGCACAAGCCGGCAGACGCCAATACCTCTTTCAGCGTGATGCGCAAGATGTTCAACCTGGCTGAGGTGTGGGGCTATCGGCCGGACGGCACTAACCCGTGTCGCCACGTCCCGATGTATCCCAACGGCAAGGCCACCCACCTCATCAGCGATGAGGAGATGGGCAAGCTGTTCCGCTATCTCGACTTTCTGGAAACCGATGGCCTGGGGCTGGATCATGCGATCCTGCCGCTGGCCATCCGATTGCAATTCGAGTTCGCGGGCCGTCGCTCCGAGATCGTCACGCTGCAATGGGATTGGGTGGATCTGGAGAACCGGCGCGTGGTCTGGCCTGACAGTAAGACTGGCGGCATGTCCAAACCTCTGAGTGAGGAAGCCTACCGGCTGCTGTCTACCGCGCCCCACCAGGACGATTGCCCGCACGTGTTCCCGTCTCCGAACCATCCGGGGCAGCACATGACCACGGGCGAGTATTACGGCGGCTGGACGCGCATCCTCAAGCGGGCCGGCGTGACCCATGTGGGCACGCACGGTATCCGGCACCGTTCGGCCACCGACATTGCCAACTCGGGGATTCCAGTGAAGGTGGGCATGGTGCTGACGGCACACAAGACCGTCGCGATGTTCATGCGCTACGTCCACACCGAGGACAAGCCGGTGCGCGAGGCGGCCGAACTGGTGGCGAACCGGCGCAAGGCGATTACCGGGGCGCGACAGGCCGAAGAGGTGGCTGCATGA